A stretch of the Thermus thermophilus genome encodes the following:
- a CDS encoding PspA/IM30 family protein has translation MTLWDRLSRLVRANLNDLLRRAEDPEKIIEQALLDMKQALREAREQVAEALAEQKRLEREVESHEREAALWEEKAREALKAGREDLAREALKRKKRALDLAEGFKAQLAEHKALTERLMTQLKALEAKIEEAEARKKLLLARKKGVEAAEAVRRMESRLDQHPALEAFEEMEARILAMEDRHQALEALDQTDLEKEFQALSAEKEVEEDLLRLKRELGQA, from the coding sequence ATGACCCTTTGGGATCGGCTAAGCCGGCTTGTTCGCGCCAACCTCAACGACCTTTTGCGCCGGGCGGAGGACCCGGAGAAGATCATTGAACAGGCCCTTTTGGACATGAAGCAAGCCCTCCGGGAAGCCCGGGAGCAGGTGGCGGAGGCCCTGGCGGAGCAAAAGCGCCTGGAGCGGGAAGTGGAGAGCCACGAGCGGGAAGCGGCCCTCTGGGAGGAGAAGGCCAGGGAGGCCCTGAAGGCGGGCCGCGAGGACCTCGCCCGGGAGGCTTTGAAGCGGAAGAAGCGGGCCTTGGACCTGGCGGAGGGCTTCAAAGCCCAGCTTGCCGAGCACAAGGCCCTCACCGAGCGCCTCATGACCCAGCTCAAGGCCCTCGAGGCCAAAATCGAGGAGGCCGAGGCCCGCAAAAAACTCCTCCTCGCCCGGAAGAAGGGGGTGGAGGCCGCAGAAGCGGTACGGCGGATGGAGTCGCGCCTGGACCAGCACCCGGCCCTGGAGGCCTTTGAGGAGATGGAGGCGAGGATCCTGGCCATGGAGGACCGGCACCAGGCCCTCGAGGCCCTGGACCAGACCGACCTGGAGAAGGAGTTCCAGGCCCTCTCCGCCGAAAAAGAGGTGGAGGAAGACCTCCTTCGCCTAAAGCGGGAGCTCGGGCAGGCGTAG